The window CGTCGTATAGCAAAAGAACTTGGAAAAAAATACGAAGATTTAAACTTAATTGTTACACATATGGGCGGAGGTATTACGGTAGGAGCTCATAAAGGCGGTCGCGTAATCGACGTTAATAACGGTCTTCACGGAGATGGACCATTCAGTCCAGAACGTGCAGGAACTGTTCCTGCAGGTGACTTAGTCTCTTTATGCTTCTCAGGTGATTTTTACCGTGACGAAATTATGAAAAAGCTTGTTGGTCAAGGTGGACTAGTAGGTTACCTTGGAACAAACGATGCTGTAAAAGTAGAAAAAATGATTGAAGCTGGCGACAAAGATGCAGAGCTTGTCTACGATGCAATGGCTTACCAAGTTGCTAAAGAAATTGGTGCAGCAAGTGCCGTTTTCTCTGGTAAAGTAGATGCCATCATTTTAACAGGTGGATTAGCTTACGGAAAAGGTTTTGTTAAGGCAATTTCAGATAGAATTAGTTGGATTGCTGATGTGATCGTTCACCCAGGTGAAAATGAACTACAAGCATTAACAGAAGGAGCACTTCGTGTACTTCGTGGGGAAGAAGATGCAAAAGTTTATCCAGGGAAGAAACTAAACAGTAAAGTACTAAACTAGAAGGGAGCGGAAACAATGGCAGAAGAGTATGATTTAGTCATCCTAGGAGGCGGAACTGGCGGTTACGTTGCAGCAATCCGTGCTTCTCAACTAGGACTAAAAACAGCAGTAGTAGAAAAGAAAAAACTTGGTGGAACGTGTCTACATGCAGGTTGTATTCCAAGTAAAGCTTTACTTCGTAGTGCAGAAGTATATGCACAAACGAAAAAGAGTGAAGAATTTGGGGTAGTAACAAGCGATGTAAAACTTGATTTCCTAAAAGTTCAAGAACGTAAGCAAAAAATCATCGACCAACTTCATGGCGGTGTGCAACATTTAATGAAACAAGGGAAAATCGATGTATTCCACGGTACAGGACGTATTTTGGGACCTTCTATTTTCTCACCAATGCCAGGAACTATTTCTGTAGAATTTGAAAATGGCGATGAAAATGCAATGTTAATTCCTAAAAACGTTATTGTTGCGACAGGATCTCGTCCACGTTCACTTCCAGGATTAGAAATTGACGGTACTTTAGTAATGACTTCTGATGAAGCACTTCAATTAGAAGAATTACCAAAGTCAATCATCATCGTTGGTGGAGGCGTAATCGGTATCGAGTGGGCTTCCATGTTATCTGACTTTGGCGTAGAAGTAACGGTATTAGAATATGCAGATCGTATTTTACCAACAGAAGATAAAGAAATTTCTAAAGAAATGCAACGCCTAATGAAAAAGCATGGTGTGAAAGTTGTTACAGGTGCAAAAGTGCTTCCTGAGACATTAGTAAAATCGGATGTTGTAACAATTAAAGCAGAGCATAAAGGGGTAGAAAAATCCTTTACTGCAGAAAAAATGCTTGTATCTGTAGGTCGTCAAGCAAACGTAGAAGGTATTGGAATAGAAAATACGGATATCGTAGTTGATAAAGGATTTATCCTAACAAACGATTACTTTCAAACAAAAGAGTCTCACATCTATGCAATTGGTGACGTAATTGGTGGTCTTCAACTAGCACATGTTGCTTCTCACGAAGGAATAGTAGCGGTTGAACACATTGCTGGAGAAAATCCATCGCCAATCGACTACGTTTCCATTTCTAAATGTGTATACAGCTCCCCTGAAGTGGCAAGTGTTGGTTACACAGAAGAACAAGCAAAAGAAAAAGGCTTTGAAATTAAAACAGGTAAATTCTCTTTCCGTGCGATCGGTAAAGCTCTTGTTTACGGTGAATCTGATGGCTTTGTGAAAATTATTGCCAACAAGGAAAATGATGACATCTTAGGAGTTCACATGATTGGACCACACGTTACAGATATGATTTCTGAAGCAGGTCTTGCGCTTGTACTTGATGCGACTCCTTGGGAAATTGGTCACACTATTCACCCTCACCCATCATTATCTGAAGCAATTGGTGAAGCAGCACTTGCTGTTGATGGAAAAGCAATTCATTCTTAGTAAGAAAAGCTCCAGGCATTTGCTTAGCTGCTAATGCCTGGAGCTAGACATCTAAAATTAAAAATGGGGCAATTTAGCCCCCTCTACATATAAGGAGGTAACTTTACATGGCTGAAAATCGTCATCAAGCCCTAGGCTTATCAGATGAAAATGTATTAGAAATGTTTGAAACTATGCTACTTGCACGCCGTATTGACGAGCGTATGTGGCTATTAAACCGTGCTGGAAAAATCCCATTTGTTATTTCTTGTCAAGGGCAAGAAGCAGCTCAAATCGGAGCAGCTTTTGCACTAGATCGTGAAAAAGATTACGTATTACCATACTACCGTGATATGGGTGTTGTATTAACTTTCGGTATGACTGCGAAAGACTTAATGCTATCTGGTTTTGCGAAAGCAGAAGATCCAAACTCCGGTGGACGTCAAATGCCAGGTCACTTTGGTCAAAAGAAAAACCGTATCGTAACAGGTTCTTCTCCAGTTACAACACAAGTACCACATGCCGTTGGTGTTGCATTAGGTGGACGTCTTGAAGGAAAAGACTTAGTAACATTCGTAACTTTCGGTGAAGGTTCATCTAACCAAGGTGATTTCCACGAAGGTGCAAACTACGCAGCAGTTCACAAATTACCTGTTATTTTTATGTGTGAAAACAACAAATATGCAATCTCTGTTCCTTATGAGAAACAAGTTGCTTGTGAAAAAATCTCGGACCGTGCAATTGGTTACGGTATGCCTGGTGTAACAGTTGACGGGAACGATCCGTTAGAAGTTTATAAAGTGGTTAAAGAAGCAGCAGACCGTGGCCGTCGTGGCGAAGGTCCAACATTAGTAGAAACAATTGCTTACCGTCTAACGCCTCACTCATCGGATGACGATGATCGTGCATATCGTGGACGTGAAGAAGTAGAAGAAGCAAAACAAAAAGATCCTATCATTTCCTTTGCTAACTACTTAAGAGAATTAGGAATTCTAGATGAAGCAAAAGAAAAAGAAATGAACGACAAGATCATGAATATCGTAAACGAAGCTACAGAATACGCAGAAAATGCACCATATGCTGATCCAGAAAGTGCATTAAAGCACGTATACGCGGAGTAAGGAGGAAAAATCATGGCAGTTATATCTTATATTGATGCGGTAACAATGGCGATCCGTGAAGAAATGGAACGCGATGATAAAGTATTTATTTTAGGAGAAGACGTTGGACTTAAAGGTGGAGTTTTCAAGGCTACTACTGGCCTTTACGATCAGTTCGGTGAAGATAGAGTAATCGATGCACCTCTTGCTGAGTCAGCAATCGCTGGTGTTGCAATCGGTGCAGCAATGTACGGCATGCGTCCTATCGCTGAAATGCAGTTCGCTGATTTCATCATGCCAGCAGTAAACCAAATTATTTCGGAAGCAGCACGTGTTCGCTACCGTTCTAACAACGACTGGTCTTGTCCACTTGTTGTACGTGCTCCATACGGTGGAGGAGTTCACGGTGCCCTTTACCACTCTCAATCCGTAGAAGCGATATTTGCAAACCAACCTGGATTAAAAATTGTAATGCCTTCTACTCCTTACGATGTAAAAGGATTATTAAAAGCAGCTATCCGTGACGAAGATCCAGTATTATTCTTCGAGCATAAGCGTGCTTACCGCCTAATCAAAGGTGAAGTTCCAACAGACGACTACGTATTACCAATCGGTAAAGCAGACGTAAAACGTGAAGGGGAAGACATCACAGTAATCACTTACGGATTATGTGTACACTTTGCACTTCAAGCAGCAGAGCGTCTAGCTCAAGATGGCATCTCTGCACACATTCTTGACTTACGTACTGTTTATCCATTAGATAAAGAAGCGATCATGGAAGCAGCTTCTAAAACAGGTAAAGTATTATTACTTACGGAAGATAACAAAGAAGGAAGCATCATGAGTGAAGTTTCTGCAATCATCTCTGAAAATTGCTTATTCGACCTTGATGCACCGATCATGCGCCTTGCTGGACCTGACGTACCTGCAATGCCATACGCACCAACAATGGAGAAATACTTCATGGTGAACCCTGATAAAGTAGAAAAGGCTATGCGTGAATTAGCTGAGTATTAATTTGTTATATGAAATGGGTAGGAAGCTGTTACTTCCTTCCCTTTGAATATTGGTGGGCGAATTAATTCCCACCACTTTTTCACGAACAAAAGGAGGTTATCATCTTGGCAGTTGAGAAAATTACAATGCCACAGCTTGGCGAAAGTGTTACGGAAGGTACAATCAGTCGCTGGCTTGTAAGCGTTGGAGACAAAGTAAATAAATACGAGCCTCTAGCAGAGGTTATGACAGATAAAGTTAACGCAGAAATTCCATCTTCTTTCACTGGAACAATTAAAGAGTTAGTAGCAGAAGACGGTGACACATTAGCAGTAGGAGAAATCATCTGTTACATCGAAACAGAAGGTGGCGGTGAAGCAACAGCTGAGTCAAAACCTGCAGCAACTCCTGAGAAGTCGGAAGTAACTGCTCCAGCAGCAGCTGCTACATCTGATGCGGATGCACCAAACAAACGTCGTTACTCTCCTGCAGTATTACGTCTTGCACAAGAAAACAATATCGACCTTGAGCAATTAACAGGTACTGGAGCAGGCGGACGTATTACGAGAAAAGACATTCAAAAAGTGATCGAATCTGGAAACATACCAACTGCTGATAGTAAGCCAGCAGTATCGGAAACTTCAGCAGCAGCAAAGGTTGAGACGGCTAATGCTCCTGCAGCGGCTCCAGCGGCAGCAACATCTGTTCCTGCTCCAAAAGCAGCAGCACCAGTGAATATACCAGTTGAGCCAGGCGATATCGAAATTCCTGTATCTGGTATACGTAAAGCAATCGCTACTAACATGTTACGTTCGAAACACGAAGCTCCACATGCATGGACTATGATCGAAGTAGACGCAACAAACTTAGTAGGATACCGCAACTCCATTAAAGGAGAATTCAAAGCAAAAGAAGGTTTCAACCTAACATTCTTCGCATTCTTCGTAAAAGCAGTTGCACAAGCATTAAAAGAGTACCCACAAATCAACTCTATGTGGGCTGGCGAAAAAATCGTTCAGAAAAAAGACATCAACATCTCAATTGCAGTTGCAACAGACGATGCATTATACGTTCCAGTAATCCGTAATGCGGACGAAAAAACAATCAAAGGTATCGCTCGTGAAATTACAGACCTAGCTGGTAAAGTTCGCGCTGGAAAATTAACATCTGCAGAAATGCAAGGTGGAACGTTCACAGTGAACAACACTGGTTCATTCGGTTCTGTACAATCACAAGGTATCATCAACTTCCCACAAGCAGCTATCCTGCAAGTGGAATCTATCGTGAAACGTCCAGTAGTAATGGACAACGGCATGATCGCAGTTCGCGACATGGTAAACCTATGTATGTCTCTTGACCACCGCGTCCTAGATGGCCTAGTTTGCGGCCGCTTCTTAGCACGCGTGAAAGAAATCATCGAGAAGATGTCGAAGGAAAATACTTCTGTATATTAATATGTAAGTGTATGGTGACCCCAGCTGAGGCTGGGGTTTTTATATGGAACCAAACATTTATAAGTATAGTTTGGGTAGGAAAAAATAATGATAGAACTTCGAAAAGAAAAGTATTGATAGAGGTGCAAAAAGTATCCATAGGAGAGGAAAGTATAGATAGAGGTCAAAAATGTACCGATAGACCCTCAAAAAGTATAGATAGAGTTCAAAAAAGTATCCATAGAGCTGCAAAAAGTATCCATAGGAGAGGAAAGTATAGATAGAGGTCAAAAAGGTACCGATAGACCCTCAAAAAGTATAGGTAGAGGTCAAAAAAGTATCCATAGACCTACAAAAAGTATCCATAGCAGAGGAAAGTATAGATAGAGTTCAAAAATGTACCGATAGACCCTCAAAAAGTATAGATAGAGGTCAAAAAAGTATCCATAGACCTACAAAAAGTATCCATAGCAGAGGAAAGTAAAGATAGAGAAGAAAACAGTACCAATAGAATTCAAAAAAGTATAGATAGCGGCCAGAAAAGTATCCATAGACATGCAAAAAGTATCCATACGCAAAGAAAGTATAGATTGAAAATCAGAAAAATATTCCAATAATAATATTGACCTTTTAAAAATTACATGATAATTTAATCTTGTATTTTACATACATGATAGGAGTGATATTTATTGATAATAAAATATAGAAATAAGCCTTTAAAAATACAAACATATGAAGCATTTTTAACTAGACTTTCCCAAAATCACTACAAAAGACATTTAATAGAATCCGATTTCGGCAAGTATAATGCTGGTTTTCAAGGTGAAAAGGCTACAGATTACCAACTTCAATATATTTGTCCCAGCACATTTAACATTATTCAAAACCTGAGGCTAAAAGTAGATGGAATTACATCACAAAACGATTCCGTTGTTTATTCAAAGAAACAATTTAATATAATTGAAGCAAAAAATTATAGTGGCGAAGTCATATTTGATGAGGCTCAAGTAATTAAGATTAACAATAATGGTAAAAAAGAGAGTTATACAAATCCAATTTGGCAAGTACAAAGGCAAGAACATATGCTTAGAAAATGGCTAAACTACAACAACTTCCCCTCAATTCCAATTAACTCATTTGTTGTTATAACAAACCCTACTACAATATTTGATGTTACAAAACTACCTCCTAACCTTGCTAAGAAAGTCATCGGTATAGATGCCCTACCTTGGAAAATTCAAGAATTAGACGAAAAAATAAAATATACAAAATACAATACAGAACAATTCAATTTAGTTGGAGAAAAGTTGGTACAAGATCATAAGCCTGAAAAGATCGACATTTTATCCAAATACGGAGTTAATAAAGATGAAATAATATTAGGTGCAAAATGTCCTAAATGCAATGCTCTACCTTTGGAATTAAAAAACAATAAATGGAAGTGCATCAATAACTGTAAAGTGAAGACTAAAGATATCGTCCAACATTCATTAATTGACTATTCATTATTAATCTCGTCCAGTTTTAGTAATAGTGAGTTCAGAGAATTCTTTAATTTACCATCTCAAATTAGAGCTAAAAATATACTAAAAAATATAAATTTAATCCAAACAGGAAAATGCAAACACACCCGTTACCACCTCCCCCTAACCGACTAACCAATCCCAAAAACAATTAAGTTGTTACTTACAACCACATTATATTAAAATAAAAATTAGAAATAGTTCAAAATTTGTTACAATAAGGTGTAAGCGGTTACCAACGCGCACAACCAACACCAGACGGCATCTAAGGGGGATGAAGATGGACACGACGAATTTTCCAAACATGAAAAATAGTAGTTTTCCAAATGCAACAAAAGAAGAATGGATTGCAAAAGTCGAGCAAACATTAAAAGGAAAACTAGTAGATTCATTAAATAGCAGAACGTACGAAGCAATTGTACGACAACCATTGTATACGGAAGCACCAAACACAACACCGCTTCCACAAACAAAAAACAACAACTCATGGCTAGTAAGTCAAACACTACAGCCTCAATCAACACTAAAAGAAACAAATGAACAAATTAAAGGTGAATTACATTATGGCTTGCAGGCTATAAACTTTTACACCTATCCTTCTACAAACCAGAATGCCATTACCATTACAAAAGTAGAAGAATTAGAGCAGGTATTAGATGGTATTGATATTACAAACGTACCTTTGCACGTACATACTGGCACTAACTCCAAACATTTCTTAGAAATTCTATTATACTATACAAAAGAACCTCAATTATTAAGTGGCTACATCGGGGCCGATCCAATCGGCACATTAGCAGCCAATGGAGAAGTACCAGACCTACCAACTCAACTCGACGAAATGGCAGAAACAATCAAACTTTGCCAAAACAACAATTTAAACGTCAAAACTATATGGATTGACTCACAACCCTACCACAATGCAGGAGCAAATGCCGTTCAAGAATTGGCAATATCCGTTACAACTGCTGTGGAGTATATATCGCAACTACAAAAAAGAGGACTAACTCCAGAAGAAATCGCCAACCAAATCGTATTCACTTTCTCTATCGGCAGCGACTTTTTTATGGAAATCGCTAAATTAAGAGCAGCAAAAATTATTTGGTCAAACATACAAAAAGAATTTGGTCTAAACCAAACACCAATGACCATTCATGCAAGAACATCAAAATTCAATAAATCGTTCCTTGACCAACACGTAAACATGCTCCGTACAACAACCGAAGCTTTTGCAGCAGCTATAGGTGGAGTAGACAGTTTAAACATTGACAGTTTTGCAAACGCTAACGACGCTTTCTCTAGGAGAATTGCTCGCAACACACATTATATTTTAAAAGAAGAGTCATTCTTAGACAAAGTTATGGACCCTGCTTCAGGTTCGTATTATATAGAAACATTAACGCACGAACTAGCAGAAATCACTTGGGCTTATTTCCAAGAAATCGAGTCAGAAGGCGGCATCTTGGCTTCATTAAAATCAAGCTCCATCCAAAATGACATCAAAATGATTGCCGACTTAAAACTTCAAGATGTGAAAAATAGAAAGAAAAAGCTCGTTGGAGTTAACATGTACGCTATTATCCAAGAAAATATTTTCTCAGAAAAAAAAGACACAAATACACGAACGAACAAAACAACAATCCAACCGCTAAAAGCAATCCATCTAGCGGAGCCATTTGAGCAATTACGACTACAAGCAAAAGAATTTGAAAAAAGGACGGGCCAACTTCCAGAGGCAACGCTAATAAACATTGGGGAGCTAAAAGATCATAAACCGCGAACTGATTTTGCAACGAGCTTCTTATATGTGGGGGGAGTTAACACATCTAGTAGCCCTAGCTTAACGACACAAGATACAGTAAAAGACTGGTTACAATCCAACCAAGAAATCTCGAAAGTAGTAATTATTTGTGGTTCAGATACAACGTACGATGAAATGTTAACGAATACTGTGAAAGAAGTGAAAGCTGCATTACCAAGTACTTACATTATAGTAGCAGGCAATCGAAAAGACGAAGTTGCATTAATGGGAGCAGGTGTGCATGATTTTATTCACTTGCGTTCTAATTGCTACACACAACTAGTTGCCATTCAAGAAGTATTAGAGGTGATAACAGATGAGGCCTAATTTTTCAAAAGTAAAATTACAAACAAACACAGTAAAAGAAGAACTATCAGTGGAACAAATAGACGATTTATTTTTTGAAACGAACGAAAAAATTAAAATTAAAGCTCAGTACAAGCAAGAAGATGTCCAAAAGGCAGACCACCTAGATACGTTACCTGGTATCGCACCGTATACCAGAGGGCCGTACCCAACGATGTATGTGAATAGGCCGTGGACGATACGTCAGTATGCAGGATTCTCCACAGCTGAAGAAAGTA is drawn from Bacillus alkalisoli and contains these coding sequences:
- a CDS encoding alpha-ketoacid dehydrogenase subunit beta; translated protein: MAVISYIDAVTMAIREEMERDDKVFILGEDVGLKGGVFKATTGLYDQFGEDRVIDAPLAESAIAGVAIGAAMYGMRPIAEMQFADFIMPAVNQIISEAARVRYRSNNDWSCPLVVRAPYGGGVHGALYHSQSVEAIFANQPGLKIVMPSTPYDVKGLLKAAIRDEDPVLFFEHKRAYRLIKGEVPTDDYVLPIGKADVKREGEDITVITYGLCVHFALQAAERLAQDGISAHILDLRTVYPLDKEAIMEAASKTGKVLLLTEDNKEGSIMSEVSAIISENCLFDLDAPIMRLAGPDVPAMPYAPTMEKYFMVNPDKVEKAMRELAEY
- the buk gene encoding butyrate kinase — its product is MLEQEYRILVINPGSTSTKIGVFDNERSVFEKTIRHDSEIINSFATIFDQYEFRKKTILETLDEEGINISKLSAVCGRGGLLRPIEGGTYAVNAEMLQDLKVGFSGQHASNLGGILAYEIATGLNIPSFIVDPVVVDELSDIARVSGFSLIERKSIFHALNQKAVARRIAKELGKKYEDLNLIVTHMGGGITVGAHKGGRVIDVNNGLHGDGPFSPERAGTVPAGDLVSLCFSGDFYRDEIMKKLVGQGGLVGYLGTNDAVKVEKMIEAGDKDAELVYDAMAYQVAKEIGAASAVFSGKVDAIILTGGLAYGKGFVKAISDRISWIADVIVHPGENELQALTEGALRVLRGEEDAKVYPGKKLNSKVLN
- a CDS encoding dihydrolipoamide acetyltransferase family protein is translated as MAVEKITMPQLGESVTEGTISRWLVSVGDKVNKYEPLAEVMTDKVNAEIPSSFTGTIKELVAEDGDTLAVGEIICYIETEGGGEATAESKPAATPEKSEVTAPAAAATSDADAPNKRRYSPAVLRLAQENNIDLEQLTGTGAGGRITRKDIQKVIESGNIPTADSKPAVSETSAAAKVETANAPAAAPAAATSVPAPKAAAPVNIPVEPGDIEIPVSGIRKAIATNMLRSKHEAPHAWTMIEVDATNLVGYRNSIKGEFKAKEGFNLTFFAFFVKAVAQALKEYPQINSMWAGEKIVQKKDINISIAVATDDALYVPVIRNADEKTIKGIAREITDLAGKVRAGKLTSAEMQGGTFTVNNTGSFGSVQSQGIINFPQAAILQVESIVKRPVVMDNGMIAVRDMVNLCMSLDHRVLDGLVCGRFLARVKEIIEKMSKENTSVY
- a CDS encoding thiamine pyrophosphate-dependent dehydrogenase E1 component subunit alpha, yielding MAENRHQALGLSDENVLEMFETMLLARRIDERMWLLNRAGKIPFVISCQGQEAAQIGAAFALDREKDYVLPYYRDMGVVLTFGMTAKDLMLSGFAKAEDPNSGGRQMPGHFGQKKNRIVTGSSPVTTQVPHAVGVALGGRLEGKDLVTFVTFGEGSSNQGDFHEGANYAAVHKLPVIFMCENNKYAISVPYEKQVACEKISDRAIGYGMPGVTVDGNDPLEVYKVVKEAADRGRRGEGPTLVETIAYRLTPHSSDDDDRAYRGREEVEEAKQKDPIISFANYLRELGILDEAKEKEMNDKIMNIVNEATEYAENAPYADPESALKHVYAE
- a CDS encoding methylmalonyl-CoA mutase subunit beta; translation: MDTTNFPNMKNSSFPNATKEEWIAKVEQTLKGKLVDSLNSRTYEAIVRQPLYTEAPNTTPLPQTKNNNSWLVSQTLQPQSTLKETNEQIKGELHYGLQAINFYTYPSTNQNAITITKVEELEQVLDGIDITNVPLHVHTGTNSKHFLEILLYYTKEPQLLSGYIGADPIGTLAANGEVPDLPTQLDEMAETIKLCQNNNLNVKTIWIDSQPYHNAGANAVQELAISVTTAVEYISQLQKRGLTPEEIANQIVFTFSIGSDFFMEIAKLRAAKIIWSNIQKEFGLNQTPMTIHARTSKFNKSFLDQHVNMLRTTTEAFAAAIGGVDSLNIDSFANANDAFSRRIARNTHYILKEESFLDKVMDPASGSYYIETLTHELAEITWAYFQEIESEGGILASLKSSSIQNDIKMIADLKLQDVKNRKKKLVGVNMYAIIQENIFSEKKDTNTRTNKTTIQPLKAIHLAEPFEQLRLQAKEFEKRTGQLPEATLINIGELKDHKPRTDFATSFLYVGGVNTSSSPSLTTQDTVKDWLQSNQEISKVVIICGSDTTYDEMLTNTVKEVKAALPSTYIIVAGNRKDEVALMGAGVHDFIHLRSNCYTQLVAIQEVLEVITDEA
- a CDS encoding nuclease-related domain-containing protein, producing MIIKYRNKPLKIQTYEAFLTRLSQNHYKRHLIESDFGKYNAGFQGEKATDYQLQYICPSTFNIIQNLRLKVDGITSQNDSVVYSKKQFNIIEAKNYSGEVIFDEAQVIKINNNGKKESYTNPIWQVQRQEHMLRKWLNYNNFPSIPINSFVVITNPTTIFDVTKLPPNLAKKVIGIDALPWKIQELDEKIKYTKYNTEQFNLVGEKLVQDHKPEKIDILSKYGVNKDEIILGAKCPKCNALPLELKNNKWKCINNCKVKTKDIVQHSLIDYSLLISSSFSNSEFREFFNLPSQIRAKNILKNINLIQTGKCKHTRYHLPLTD
- the lpdA gene encoding dihydrolipoyl dehydrogenase, which codes for MAEEYDLVILGGGTGGYVAAIRASQLGLKTAVVEKKKLGGTCLHAGCIPSKALLRSAEVYAQTKKSEEFGVVTSDVKLDFLKVQERKQKIIDQLHGGVQHLMKQGKIDVFHGTGRILGPSIFSPMPGTISVEFENGDENAMLIPKNVIVATGSRPRSLPGLEIDGTLVMTSDEALQLEELPKSIIIVGGGVIGIEWASMLSDFGVEVTVLEYADRILPTEDKEISKEMQRLMKKHGVKVVTGAKVLPETLVKSDVVTIKAEHKGVEKSFTAEKMLVSVGRQANVEGIGIENTDIVVDKGFILTNDYFQTKESHIYAIGDVIGGLQLAHVASHEGIVAVEHIAGENPSPIDYVSISKCVYSSPEVASVGYTEEQAKEKGFEIKTGKFSFRAIGKALVYGESDGFVKIIANKENDDILGVHMIGPHVTDMISEAGLALVLDATPWEIGHTIHPHPSLSEAIGEAALAVDGKAIHS